In Chamaesiphon minutus PCC 6605, a genomic segment contains:
- a CDS encoding ParB/RepB/Spo0J family partition protein, whose product MSKSTGLAAKFAVAGDNVKVQNLETQIETLTQQLKHQSGLMRIDISLIDRDENQPRKVFSPKSIEQRGRSLELHGQKTPIVLIPQPNGRYKLFDGELRVLGATYINWTHIDAVILPADRVAIAIDTFRGQVITGIQSQHLHDLDLAEAIVKLAAGDPILSQLDTETDLPRILNTVLARIKKHQALSQLSELVCRSRPEIQRWIAESGAIEHQYEAALLQMLLELQLNPKTVSNHVLPLLSFPLEVKDAIRTHDLDSSKAAAIAKLTAERLATTEDNAVSVRTELIEKTIAQKLSLPLVRSECAQRLTGSDASSTRINKIMKSISSLDLDGLAENEIRTIQKSLKDKLAQIQQFLKTS is encoded by the coding sequence ATGTCAAAATCTACTGGACTCGCCGCAAAATTTGCAGTTGCAGGTGACAATGTTAAAGTTCAAAATCTGGAAACACAGATCGAAACCCTCACCCAACAACTCAAACACCAGAGTGGGTTGATGCGAATCGATATCTCCCTTATCGATCGAGATGAAAATCAACCGCGTAAAGTTTTTTCTCCTAAGTCGATCGAGCAAAGGGGGCGCAGTCTCGAACTCCACGGGCAGAAAACGCCGATCGTCCTCATCCCTCAACCTAATGGCAGATATAAGCTCTTCGACGGCGAACTCAGAGTTTTAGGAGCAACTTATATCAATTGGACGCATATCGATGCGGTAATTTTGCCCGCCGATCGGGTGGCGATCGCGATTGATACCTTCAGAGGTCAAGTCATTACTGGCATCCAATCCCAACACTTACACGACCTCGATCTGGCTGAAGCAATTGTCAAACTAGCCGCAGGCGACCCGATTTTATCCCAACTGGACACTGAAACAGACTTACCCAGAATCCTCAACACCGTATTGGCACGAATTAAAAAACATCAAGCTTTAAGTCAGCTTTCAGAGCTGGTCTGTCGATCTAGACCTGAAATCCAAAGATGGATAGCAGAATCAGGTGCGATCGAGCATCAATACGAAGCTGCTTTGCTGCAAATGCTCTTAGAGTTGCAACTGAATCCAAAAACAGTTTCCAATCATGTATTGCCCCTGCTATCCTTCCCACTGGAAGTAAAAGATGCAATTCGCACTCACGATCTAGATAGTAGCAAAGCAGCAGCGATTGCCAAACTTACTGCCGAACGGCTAGCGACTACCGAAGATAATGCGGTTTCCGTTCGCACCGAATTAATTGAAAAAACGATCGCCCAGAAACTATCTCTACCTCTAGTTCGATCCGAGTGCGCTCAACGTCTTACTGGTTCGGATGCTAGTAGTACTCGCATAAATAAAATTATGAAATCGATTTCCTCCCTCGATCTCGATGGACTCGCAGAAAATGAAATCAGAACGATCCAAAAATCCCTCAAAGATAAATTAGCTCAAATTCAACAATTTTTGAAGACATCATAA
- a CDS encoding ParA family protein, whose amino-acid sequence MKQVRLLIASNAGGSGKTTTALHVAYELARAGKKVTVVELDHNGSISAFTGLTDDLKPDQTLHKLWDNFDGNYPLEPFWSEYAPNLFVLRGGRWIERISREISTRGRGFYFLVDALEDHPLDVDVIIFDTPATLEPMGIPGYLAATHILCPIKPEIKDAEMVAQLITWTTEKNREFRLKQPPQILGFVPTRVDYSQSVHRDILGVDEKGQALEHPPEDCLPKIFEAIDLTLLPPVKQSAYYLSACRLKQPLPTLNARTAKNQDYRPIADLIESILNS is encoded by the coding sequence ATGAAACAGGTAAGACTCTTAATTGCCAGCAATGCTGGTGGGTCTGGCAAAACAACCACTGCCCTCCACGTTGCCTACGAACTGGCACGAGCGGGTAAAAAAGTTACGGTCGTCGAACTCGACCACAACGGCTCGATTTCTGCTTTTACTGGATTGACAGACGATCTAAAACCCGACCAAACTCTGCACAAACTTTGGGATAATTTTGATGGCAACTACCCGCTCGAACCTTTTTGGTCGGAGTACGCACCCAATCTATTCGTTCTGCGCGGCGGTCGCTGGATCGAGAGAATCAGTCGGGAAATTTCAACCAGAGGAAGAGGCTTTTATTTCCTCGTAGATGCTCTCGAAGATCATCCGCTTGATGTCGATGTAATTATCTTTGATACTCCCGCCACTTTAGAGCCGATGGGCATTCCTGGCTACCTAGCCGCCACCCATATCCTCTGTCCGATCAAACCAGAAATTAAAGATGCAGAGATGGTCGCCCAACTAATCACCTGGACGACCGAGAAAAATCGAGAATTTAGACTCAAACAACCGCCACAAATTCTTGGCTTCGTGCCGACTAGAGTAGATTACTCCCAATCGGTTCATCGTGATATCCTCGGCGTAGATGAAAAAGGACAAGCTCTAGAACACCCGCCTGAAGATTGCTTACCTAAAATCTTCGAGGCAATCGATTTGACATTATTGCCTCCAGTCAAACAATCTGCTTACTATCTCTCTGCCTGTCGCCTCAAGCAACCCTTACCCACGTTAAACGCTCGAACGGCTAAGAACCAAGATTATCGTCCGATCGCCGACCTAATTGAATCTATTCTCAACTCGTAA